Proteins from one Roseofilum reptotaenium CS-1145 genomic window:
- a CDS encoding SufS family cysteine desulfurase, giving the protein MTFTQPKPLAALVRDDFPILHQEAHGHPLVYLDNAATSQKPRVVLETLQHYYQRDNANVHRGVHLLSCRATEAYEGARDKVAGFVNARSRNEIVFTRNASEAVNLIAYAWGLNTLKPGDEIITSVMEHHSNLVPWQMIAQKTGAVLKFVELTDTEEFNFEQFKSLLSPQTKLVTVVHGSNTLGCINPVEDIVQEAHKVGAKVLIDACQSAPHLKLDVQAIDCDWLVASGHKMCGPTGIGFLYGKLELLEAMPPFLGGGEMIAEVFLDRATYAELPHKFEAGTPAIAEAIALGAAVDYLTGIGLDKIHAYELELTDYLFEQLLQVPDMRIYGPRPSQKTVRATLATFTTGDIHVNDISSLLDQSGVAIRTGHHCTQPLHRILGINSSARASLYFYNTFAEIDRFIVALKETLAFFKSIL; this is encoded by the coding sequence ATGACGTTTACCCAGCCCAAACCCCTAGCTGCCCTTGTCCGAGATGATTTTCCGATTCTTCATCAGGAAGCTCACGGACATCCTTTAGTGTATTTGGATAATGCGGCAACTTCCCAAAAACCCAGGGTTGTTTTAGAGACTTTACAGCACTATTACCAGCGAGATAATGCCAATGTGCATCGGGGCGTGCATTTACTCAGTTGTCGCGCTACGGAAGCCTATGAAGGCGCTAGGGATAAGGTTGCAGGGTTTGTGAATGCGCGATCGCGTAATGAAATCGTCTTTACCCGGAATGCCAGTGAAGCCGTTAATCTCATTGCCTATGCTTGGGGATTAAATACCTTAAAACCGGGGGATGAAATCATTACTTCGGTGATGGAGCATCATAGTAATTTAGTGCCTTGGCAAATGATTGCCCAGAAAACCGGAGCAGTCCTAAAGTTTGTCGAGCTAACAGACACGGAAGAATTCAATTTTGAGCAGTTTAAGTCCTTGCTCAGTCCCCAAACCAAATTAGTTACAGTTGTCCATGGTTCTAATACATTGGGCTGTATTAATCCAGTGGAAGACATCGTGCAGGAAGCCCATAAAGTCGGCGCAAAAGTTTTAATTGATGCCTGCCAAAGTGCCCCCCATTTAAAGTTAGATGTTCAAGCCATTGACTGTGATTGGTTAGTGGCTTCTGGTCATAAAATGTGCGGTCCTACTGGCATTGGGTTCTTGTATGGCAAATTAGAATTACTTGAAGCGATGCCACCCTTTTTGGGGGGTGGGGAAATGATTGCTGAAGTATTTCTCGATCGCGCCACCTATGCCGAACTGCCCCATAAATTTGAAGCCGGAACCCCTGCCATTGCCGAGGCGATCGCCCTGGGTGCAGCCGTCGATTATTTAACCGGTATTGGATTAGACAAAATCCACGCCTATGAATTGGAACTAACCGACTATCTGTTTGAGCAACTCCTGCAAGTTCCCGACATGAGAATTTACGGGCCAAGACCCAGCCAGAAGACTGTTAGAGCCACCCTCGCCACTTTTACCACGGGTGATATTCACGTCAATGATATCTCCTCCCTCTTGGATCAATCGGGTGTAGCGATTCGTACCGGACACCATTGCACCCAGCCCTTACACCGGATTTTAGGGATTAATTCCAGCGCTAGAGCGAGTTTATATTTCTACAATACATTTGC
- the sufD gene encoding Fe-S cluster assembly protein SufD has product MNTLSVGAIASMDLNRESPRFQAVQQLLNTRLGFDRPQLDPALVSLIQAVREYGAAIASELQFPSSQDEEWRFTDISRLLGVNFQPATFPEETLKIDITPFILPEAANSRLVFVNGVYSPDLSDLSGVNLETVTHLLSGVVPEAKLNPYLGKQPGTQEVFTALNSASLQDGALVWIPANQVVETPIHVLFLSAENGEPALASPRTLVVAGANSSVTLVEQYVTISSCPAAPGITPYFSNAVTEVWLEDNAQVNHTRIQQEGQQSIHISKTAICQNRDSRYTLNGISLGAGLSRHTIDAIQQGEGTQTTLNGLTEITGKQCSDTHSSINHLYPNGSSNQLHKCIVDRNAHAIFNGKVFVPKAAQLTHAQQLNRNLILSDKAKVDTKPQLQITADNVKCSHGATVSQLEEEEVFYLQSRGLSQEASRHLLIDAFANDILSRIPLTSLQTTLAQCLSCRTHF; this is encoded by the coding sequence ATGAATACGCTTTCAGTTGGGGCGATCGCCTCCATGGATCTGAATCGGGAAAGTCCCCGGTTTCAAGCCGTACAACAGCTTCTGAACACTCGTCTAGGGTTCGATCGCCCGCAACTCGATCCAGCTCTGGTGTCTTTAATTCAAGCAGTACGGGAATATGGAGCGGCGATCGCCTCGGAACTTCAGTTCCCCAGCTCCCAGGATGAGGAATGGCGGTTTACAGATATTTCTCGCCTCTTGGGGGTGAATTTCCAACCCGCTACTTTTCCGGAGGAAACCCTCAAGATTGATATTACGCCCTTTATCCTACCCGAGGCAGCAAACAGTCGTCTGGTATTCGTCAATGGGGTGTATTCTCCCGATCTCTCGGATCTCTCTGGCGTGAATTTAGAAACCGTCACCCATCTCTTATCAGGGGTGGTTCCGGAAGCTAAACTCAATCCCTATTTAGGCAAACAACCGGGGACTCAAGAGGTGTTTACTGCCCTAAATAGCGCCAGCTTACAGGATGGGGCGCTGGTTTGGATACCAGCCAATCAGGTTGTCGAAACGCCGATTCATGTGCTGTTTTTATCGGCGGAGAATGGGGAACCGGCACTTGCCAGTCCTCGGACTTTAGTGGTTGCTGGAGCGAACAGTTCTGTTACCTTAGTTGAACAGTATGTTACCATTAGCAGTTGTCCCGCCGCTCCCGGAATTACCCCCTATTTCAGTAATGCAGTTACGGAAGTTTGGTTAGAGGATAACGCCCAGGTTAACCATACTCGCATTCAGCAAGAAGGACAGCAAAGTATCCACATCAGCAAAACCGCAATTTGCCAAAACCGCGACAGTCGATATACCCTGAATGGCATTAGTCTAGGAGCGGGTTTATCCCGTCACACCATTGATGCGATCCAGCAGGGAGAAGGAACCCAAACGACTCTCAATGGCTTAACTGAAATCACCGGCAAACAATGCTCTGATACCCATAGTAGTATTAATCATTTGTATCCCAATGGCAGCAGCAACCAACTGCATAAATGTATTGTGGATCGGAATGCCCATGCTATTTTCAATGGCAAAGTTTTTGTGCCTAAAGCTGCTCAGTTAACCCATGCCCAGCAGCTCAATCGCAATTTAATTTTGTCAGACAAAGCAAAAGTAGACACCAAACCTCAACTGCAAATTACCGCCGATAATGTCAAATGCTCCCATGGGGCAACGGTAAGTCAGTTAGAAGAGGAAGAGGTCTTTTATTTACAAAGTCGGGGCTTATCTCAAGAAGCGAGTCGTCATTTGTTAATTGATGCCTTTGCCAATGATATTTTATCTCGTATTCCCCTAACTTCCTTGCAAACTACCCTGGCTCAGTGTCTCTCGTGCCGGACTCATTTTTGA
- the sufC gene encoding Fe-S cluster assembly ATPase SufC gives MSILSVRNLTANVAGQSILKGLNLEINAGEIHAIMGPNGSGKSTFSKILAGHPAYEVTGGEVIYKGENLLEMEPEDRATSGVFLAFQYPLEIPGVSNLDFLRVAYNSKRKQEGLEELDTFDFQDLVEEKLEVVKMDAAFLDRSVNEGFSGGEKKRNEILQMALLEPTLSILDETDSGLDIDALKIVANGVNQLTRPDNAVLMITHYQRLLNYIVPDYVHVMADGRILRTGDKELALELESRGYDWILEEALQGVK, from the coding sequence ATGAGCATTTTATCAGTACGCAACCTCACCGCTAACGTGGCGGGACAATCGATTCTCAAAGGGTTAAATCTGGAAATTAATGCCGGAGAAATCCATGCGATTATGGGACCCAATGGGTCTGGGAAAAGTACGTTTTCTAAGATTCTTGCCGGTCATCCTGCCTATGAAGTCACGGGTGGCGAGGTAATTTATAAAGGTGAGAATTTGTTGGAAATGGAACCAGAAGACCGGGCAACTTCTGGGGTGTTTCTGGCATTCCAGTATCCCTTGGAAATTCCAGGTGTAAGTAATTTAGACTTTTTGCGCGTTGCCTATAATTCCAAACGCAAACAAGAGGGTTTGGAAGAGTTGGATACGTTCGACTTCCAAGATTTGGTAGAAGAGAAGTTAGAAGTCGTAAAAATGGATGCGGCATTTTTAGATCGCAGTGTGAATGAAGGGTTTTCTGGAGGGGAGAAAAAGCGGAATGAAATTCTGCAAATGGCCCTTCTAGAACCGACATTGTCGATTTTAGATGAAACGGATTCAGGCTTGGATATTGATGCGCTGAAAATTGTCGCCAATGGGGTAAATCAGTTGACGCGCCCGGATAATGCGGTATTGATGATTACCCACTATCAACGGTTGTTGAATTATATTGTCCCCGATTATGTGCATGTTATGGCAGATGGCCGAATTTTACGCACGGGGGATAAGGAGTTGGCTTTAGAACTTGAATCTAGGGGATATGACTGGATTCTAGAGGAAGCATTACAGGGGGTGAAATAG
- the sufB gene encoding Fe-S cluster assembly protein SufB has product MSTSVKTLVNQPYKYGFITDIETDKIPNGLNEDVVRLISAKKNEPEFMLNFRLKAYRRWLEMKEPTWPHLQYPPIDYQNISYYSAPKQQDKKKSLDEVDPALLETFEKLGIPLSEQKRLSNVAVDAVFDSVSIATTFREKLAQEGVIFCSISEAVHDYPELVEKYLGSVVPVGDNYFAALNSAVFSDGSFVYIPKNTQCPMELSTYFRINSGDTGQFERTLIVADEGSQVSYLEGCTAPMYDTNQLHAAVVELVALDNADIKYSTVQNWYAGDENGKGGIYNFVTKRGICKGVNSKISWTQVETGSAITWKYPSCVLVGDNSVGEFYSVALTNNKQQADTGTKMVHVGKNTRSRIISKGISAGGSANSYRGLVKVNPKAEGARNYSQCDSMLIGDNAEANTFPYIQVQNNSGKVEHEASTSKIGEDQLFYFAQRGISAEDAVSMMISGFCKDVFNQLPMEFAVEADKLLSLKLEGTVG; this is encoded by the coding sequence ATGTCCACTAGCGTTAAAACTCTAGTCAACCAACCCTACAAATATGGTTTCATCACCGACATTGAAACCGACAAAATCCCCAACGGCTTAAACGAAGACGTAGTCCGCCTGATTTCCGCCAAGAAAAATGAACCGGAATTCATGCTCAACTTCCGTCTCAAAGCCTACCGTCGATGGTTAGAGATGAAGGAACCCACATGGCCCCATCTTCAATATCCCCCCATCGACTACCAAAATATTAGCTATTATTCGGCTCCGAAACAGCAAGATAAAAAGAAAAGTCTCGATGAAGTTGACCCCGCTCTCCTAGAAACCTTCGAGAAACTCGGTATTCCCTTGTCCGAACAAAAACGACTCTCTAACGTTGCCGTTGATGCCGTTTTTGATAGCGTTTCTATTGCTACAACTTTCCGGGAAAAACTCGCCCAAGAAGGCGTGATTTTCTGCTCCATTTCCGAAGCCGTTCATGACTATCCCGAACTGGTAGAAAAATATCTCGGTAGTGTAGTTCCTGTCGGAGACAATTACTTTGCGGCTCTCAACAGTGCCGTATTTAGTGACGGTTCCTTTGTGTATATTCCCAAAAACACCCAATGCCCTATGGAACTGTCCACCTATTTCCGGATTAACAGTGGAGATACCGGACAATTTGAGCGCACCTTAATTGTAGCTGATGAAGGGTCTCAGGTCTCCTACCTGGAAGGCTGTACAGCTCCGATGTACGACACGAACCAACTGCACGCGGCAGTTGTGGAATTGGTCGCTTTAGATAATGCCGATATTAAATATTCCACCGTACAAAACTGGTATGCAGGAGACGAAAATGGCAAAGGTGGAATTTATAACTTCGTGACCAAACGAGGAATTTGTAAAGGAGTCAATTCTAAAATTTCCTGGACTCAAGTGGAAACCGGTTCTGCAATTACCTGGAAATATCCCAGTTGCGTGTTAGTCGGCGATAATTCCGTGGGCGAATTTTACTCGGTTGCTCTCACCAACAATAAGCAGCAAGCAGATACGGGAACCAAGATGGTTCATGTGGGCAAAAACACTCGCAGCCGGATTATTTCTAAAGGAATTTCTGCCGGTGGTTCTGCCAACAGTTATCGGGGTTTGGTCAAGGTTAACCCCAAGGCAGAAGGGGCGAGAAACTATTCCCAATGTGATTCCATGCTAATTGGAGATAATGCCGAAGCCAATACATTCCCCTATATCCAGGTGCAGAATAATTCTGGAAAAGTGGAGCATGAAGCCTCGACTTCCAAAATTGGGGAAGACCAACTCTTTTATTTTGCCCAACGGGGAATTTCTGCCGAAGATGCTGTCTCGATGATGATTAGTGGCTTCTGTAAGGATGTGTTTAATCAACTGCCGATGGAATTTGCGGTAGAAGCGGATAAGTTATTGAGTTTGAAACTAGAAGGAACAGTGGGTTAA
- a CDS encoding ferredoxin-thioredoxin reductase catalytic domain-containing protein, with protein sequence MTLSSQPQQATEHSLEAMRKFSEKYADNTGTYFCSDLSITAVVIEGLAKHKDELGAPLCPCRHYEDKEAEAKAAYWNCPCVPMRERKECHCMLFLTEDNPFVGTERNISIDQIRGTTNTVTTS encoded by the coding sequence ATGACCCTATCATCCCAACCCCAACAAGCCACAGAGCATAGTCTAGAAGCGATGCGGAAATTTTCCGAAAAATATGCGGACAATACCGGCACTTACTTTTGTTCCGATCTGAGCATCACAGCCGTCGTCATCGAAGGACTCGCCAAACACAAAGACGAACTTGGCGCTCCCCTATGCCCCTGTCGTCACTATGAAGACAAAGAAGCCGAAGCCAAAGCTGCTTACTGGAACTGCCCTTGCGTCCCCATGCGCGAGCGCAAAGAATGCCACTGTATGCTTTTCCTCACCGAAGATAATCCCTTTGTTGGCACAGAAAGAAATATCAGCATCGATCAAATTCGCGGTACGACCAACACCGTCACCACATCCTAA
- the sufR gene encoding iron-sulfur cluster biosynthesis transcriptional regulator SufR, whose product MGIAHQISTKRTILEYLLKDGRATALGLAEALGVSPQAIRRHLKDLEGEELIEYEVVHGDKEGHSSMGRPQHWYSLSRKGRDRFPNNHGEFAVALLDTLAETVGKDQVGSILQKQWQRKAQVYRDRLRNGTIAERVEKLVELRQQEGYMAQWYAVEPDAQNPNGATRFMLTEHHCAIADVAESFPTVCGHELEMFSDLFPDCEVERTHWIIDGEHRCGYLIAPLMNTAESA is encoded by the coding sequence ATGGGAATCGCTCACCAAATCTCGACGAAACGGACCATTCTGGAGTACCTACTCAAGGATGGTCGAGCAACAGCTTTGGGCTTGGCCGAGGCTTTGGGGGTTAGTCCCCAAGCGATTCGGCGACACCTGAAGGACTTGGAAGGGGAGGAGTTGATTGAGTATGAGGTTGTGCATGGGGATAAGGAGGGACATTCTTCGATGGGACGGCCCCAACATTGGTATTCCTTGAGTCGAAAGGGTCGCGATCGCTTCCCCAATAATCACGGTGAGTTTGCTGTGGCTCTTCTGGATACTTTAGCGGAAACGGTGGGCAAAGACCAAGTGGGGTCTATTTTGCAGAAACAATGGCAACGTAAAGCGCAAGTTTACCGCGATCGCCTCAGAAATGGCACGATCGCCGAACGAGTGGAGAAGTTGGTGGAACTCCGACAGCAAGAAGGCTATATGGCCCAATGGTATGCTGTAGAACCGGATGCCCAGAATCCGAATGGGGCGACTCGATTTATGTTAACTGAACATCATTGTGCCATTGCGGATGTAGCAGAATCGTTTCCGACGGTCTGTGGCCATGAATTGGAGATGTTTTCGGATCTGTTTCCTGATTGTGAGGTGGAACGCACCCATTGGATTATTGATGGAGAACATCGCTGTGGTTATTTAATTGCACCGTTGATGAATACGGCTGAATCAGCTTAA
- a CDS encoding EAL domain-containing protein, producing MIFSVKSKLYERLQTRRIQSGDSIFYEGDRGDFAYIIEEGEVEIWTQVEEKRRVLNHLNPGSMFGEIALIDGQPRSASATALTDVILTVVTKEQVNRRIQEADPLLRMLLLMVMRYFRSETQNFRSRTNALAPKFFLEQLYPNINPQKGLSFRLTEAVDLIRMENELRTALDEEQFKLVYQPIINLETHTITGFEALIRWQSPNRGFVSPDEFIPLAESTSLIVPIGQWVIETGLEALKTLQKRVNYPVSMSFNIANCQIEEPNFLEFLLNCTDRHGLNYQQVKLEILERTLFDSERAIAWVQQCQALGFPLVLDDFGTGYSSLQYLNEYHLDSLKIDKSFVQGMNVKEQNKSCSICQAMVDLSKTLGMTVVGEGIETDEHLQALKSFGCTYGQGYFFSRPLPLEQAIALFEDPRFRAIGDRK from the coding sequence ATGATCTTTAGCGTGAAGTCCAAACTCTACGAACGGCTTCAAACTCGCCGGATTCAGTCCGGAGACTCGATCTTTTATGAAGGCGATCGCGGAGACTTCGCTTATATTATCGAAGAAGGAGAGGTAGAAATCTGGACTCAGGTAGAAGAAAAACGTCGGGTTCTCAATCATCTTAATCCCGGCTCCATGTTTGGTGAAATTGCCCTAATTGATGGTCAACCCCGCTCTGCTTCCGCTACTGCTTTAACCGATGTCATTCTCACAGTCGTCACCAAGGAACAGGTTAACCGACGCATTCAAGAAGCCGATCCTTTGTTGCGAATGTTACTGCTGATGGTGATGCGCTATTTTCGCTCAGAAACTCAAAATTTCCGATCGCGCACTAACGCTTTAGCACCTAAATTTTTCCTAGAGCAACTCTACCCTAACATCAATCCCCAAAAAGGTCTCTCCTTTCGACTCACAGAAGCGGTGGATTTAATCCGCATGGAAAATGAGTTACGAACCGCCTTGGATGAAGAACAATTTAAGCTAGTTTATCAACCCATCATTAATTTAGAAACCCACACCATCACCGGCTTTGAAGCCTTAATTCGCTGGCAGAGTCCCAACCGAGGATTTGTTTCTCCAGATGAATTCATTCCGTTGGCAGAATCGACTTCTTTAATTGTGCCCATTGGTCAATGGGTAATAGAAACCGGATTAGAAGCACTCAAGACTCTTCAAAAACGGGTCAACTATCCCGTGAGCATGAGTTTTAATATTGCCAATTGCCAAATTGAAGAACCTAATTTTCTAGAGTTTTTACTCAATTGTACCGATAGACATGGACTCAATTATCAGCAAGTGAAGCTAGAGATTTTAGAGCGGACTTTATTTGATAGCGAACGGGCAATTGCCTGGGTGCAGCAATGCCAGGCTTTAGGATTTCCGTTGGTTTTAGATGATTTCGGCACAGGATATTCTAGTTTGCAATATCTGAATGAATACCATCTCGATAGCCTAAAAATTGATAAGTCATTTGTCCAGGGAATGAATGTGAAAGAGCAGAATAAAAGTTGCAGTATTTGTCAAGCAATGGTCGATTTATCCAAAACCTTGGGCATGACCGTAGTCGGTGAAGGGATCGAGACTGATGAGCATTTGCAAGCGCTAAAATCCTTTGGCTGTACTTACGGTCAAGGGTATTTCTTTTCGCGACCTCTTCCTTTAGAGCAGGCGATCGCCCTCTTTGAAGACCCTCGGTTTAGGGCAATAGGGGATAGGAAATAG
- a CDS encoding HEPN domain-containing protein — protein MINPQLQLLVEYRLSQAQETLREAEILWEQSAVRGCINRSYYAMFYAVMGLLAIQGLGTSKHSGGISLFDREFVKTGIFTRELSRSLHRAFDERQASDYGKMLAPDQTLATSLLEQSRFFVSQIQRYIENWKLNG, from the coding sequence ATGATTAATCCTCAGTTACAGTTATTAGTTGAATATAGACTCTCCCAAGCCCAGGAAACTTTACGAGAAGCTGAGATATTATGGGAACAATCAGCCGTTCGGGGTTGTATTAATCGGTCATACTATGCGATGTTTTATGCGGTTATGGGTTTGTTAGCCATTCAGGGATTAGGGACATCTAAGCATAGTGGGGGAATTAGTCTTTTTGACCGTGAGTTTGTCAAGACAGGCATTTTTACCCGTGAATTATCCCGAAGTTTGCATCGGGCATTTGATGAACGACAAGCGAGTGATTATGGAAAAATGTTAGCACCCGATCAAACGTTGGCCACAAGTTTATTAGAGCAATCGCGTTTTTTTGTCAGTCAAATTCAGAGATATATAGAAAACTGGAAATTAAACGGATAA
- a CDS encoding nucleotidyltransferase domain-containing protein has product MKEEDRQVALAFSKRLTEIMPILELRVFGSRARGDATEESDLDVFIKVAELDRVKREQIYDVAWEVGFEFERVISTFVVTQTEINHGAVGASPLLFKVFNEGIAV; this is encoded by the coding sequence ATGAAAGAAGAAGATCGTCAAGTCGCCTTAGCGTTTTCTAAACGCTTAACCGAAATCATGCCAATTTTGGAGTTACGAGTATTTGGTTCCAGGGCACGGGGAGATGCGACGGAAGAATCGGATCTAGATGTGTTTATTAAAGTAGCAGAGTTGGATCGAGTCAAGCGCGAACAAATTTATGATGTGGCCTGGGAGGTTGGTTTTGAATTTGAGCGAGTGATTTCTACATTTGTCGTGACACAGACAGAAATAAACCATGGGGCTGTGGGGGCGAGTCCGTTGTTATTCAAGGTCTTCAATGAAGGCATTGCGGTATGA